In one Watersipora subatra chromosome 6, tzWatSuba1.1, whole genome shotgun sequence genomic region, the following are encoded:
- the LOC137398816 gene encoding sulfhydryl oxidase 1-like: protein MTLRISLADENHNPEDCSSYSGLLIATESHAKLLRCRGSQAKYRGFPCTLWTLFHTLTVNAASAAARKDEKIRKTEDVCYEALESIRGYVAHFFTCADCRINFAQMAVEIPKLKGKSNSDCALWLWDAHNRANKRLAGKTSEDSVYPKIQFPSEELCPLCRNPRGMWNEETVYDFLHSLYADVRPFNFPKLLSQAPEWKRLPGVDSLRDWETKTAIGRAEMSMCYLLYITSAVVIAGLFYFVVIKRRLRLRSRKCPPRAESNLDYNKPIY, encoded by the exons ATGACTTTGAGGATCTCCTTGGCTGATGAAAATCATAACCCTGAAGATTGTTCAA gctATAGTGGTCTTCTTATTGCTACGGAGTCTCATGCGAAGTTGTTGCGATGTCGGGGCAGTCAAGCTAAATACAGAGGGTTTCCTTGTACCTTGTGGACCCTTTTTCACACATTAACTGTAAATGCAG CATCAGCAGCTGCTAGAAAAGATGAGAAGATAAGGAAAACTGAAGATGTCTGCTATGAGGCACTCGAGTCCATACGTGGTTATGTGGCACACTTCTTTACCTGCGCTGACTGCAGGATCAACTTTGCTCAGATGGCTGTTGAAATTCCTAAACTGAAGGGAAAGTCTAACAGTGATTGCGCTCTATGGCTCTGGGACGCTCATAACAGG GCAAATAAGAGGTTGGCCGGAAAGACCAGTGAGGATTCTGTGTATCCTAAAATTCAGTTTCCTTCTGAAGAGTTGTGTCCTTTATGCAGGAATCCCAGAGGCATGTGGAATGAAGAAACG GTTTATGATTTTCTACATTCACTCTATGCAGATGTTAGACCCTTCAACTTTCCTAAACTCCTCTCTCAGGCTCCGGAGTGGAAACGCTTGCCAGGCGTGGACTCACTGCGAGATTGGGAAACCAAAACAGCCATAGGTCGTGCAGAGATGTCTATgtgctatttattgtatatcacaTCTGCTGTTGTAATTGCCggtttgttctattttgttgtCATCAAGAGAAGACTTCGACTGCGTTCCAGAAAGTGTCCCCCACGAGCggagtcaaaccttgactataATAAACCAATTTACTAA